A single window of Caldimicrobium thiodismutans DNA harbors:
- a CDS encoding JAB domain-containing protein: protein MKYNTEKHYLGHRERLRKRLMQFGSEGLQEYEIVELLLTYVLPQKDVKPIAKELLNKFGSIKGIFDAKEEELKSVRYIKDKFITLIKLIREINIIYNKQKALEKPVFESIDAIAKYCIERIGHKMEEEFLVIYLDSGLKIQQEKDFPAKEFYFSGTIDKTVVYPRAIIEEALKRKSYAIILAHNHPNGKLEPSEYDKNLTKVIEIAAKSVGLLLYDHLIVTANGYLSFKKEKLL, encoded by the coding sequence ATGAAATATAATACCGAGAAACATTATTTGGGGCATAGAGAAAGGTTGAGAAAGAGGTTGATGCAGTTTGGTTCTGAGGGATTACAAGAATATGAAATAGTTGAATTGCTTTTAACTTATGTTCTTCCCCAAAAAGATGTTAAACCAATAGCAAAAGAGCTTCTTAATAAATTTGGTTCTATAAAAGGTATTTTTGATGCAAAAGAGGAAGAATTAAAATCTGTTAGATATATAAAAGATAAATTTATTACTTTAATAAAACTTATAAGAGAAATTAATATCATTTATAACAAGCAAAAAGCTTTAGAAAAACCAGTTTTTGAATCTATAGATGCGATTGCAAAATATTGTATTGAAAGGATTGGGCATAAAATGGAGGAAGAATTTTTAGTAATTTATTTGGATAGTGGATTAAAAATACAGCAAGAGAAAGATTTTCCTGCGAAAGAATTTTATTTTTCAGGAACTATTGATAAGACGGTTGTTTATCCAAGGGCAATAATTGAAGAGGCGCTAAAGAGGAAATCCTATGCAATAATTCTTGCCCATAATCATCCAAATGGTAAGTTAGAACCTTCAGAATATGACAAAAATTTAACAAAGGTTATTGAGATAGCAGCTAAATCAGTAGGTCTTTTGCTTTATGATCATCTTATTGTTACTGCTAATGGCTATTTAAGTTTTAAAAAAGAAAAGCTGTTATGA
- the queD gene encoding 6-carboxytetrahydropterin synthase QueD, translating into MYRLKVQDHFSSAHYLRNYQGACENLHGHNWKVELVVEGEKLNEIDILLDFKDIKKILKEVLSELDHRLINELPYFQEKNPSSENIARYIFDRVKDKLKVFEGVRVKEVTVFETEKASATYLEE; encoded by the coding sequence ATGTATAGGCTCAAAGTTCAGGATCACTTCTCCTCAGCTCATTACTTAAGAAATTATCAAGGGGCCTGTGAAAACCTTCATGGGCATAACTGGAAAGTTGAGCTTGTTGTTGAGGGAGAAAAACTTAATGAAATTGATATCCTTCTTGATTTTAAGGATATTAAAAAAATTCTAAAAGAGGTCCTTTCTGAGCTTGATCATCGCTTAATTAATGAACTTCCCTATTTTCAGGAAAAGAATCCTTCATCTGAAAATATCGCCCGTTATATCTTTGATAGGGTAAAAGATAAATTAAAAGTCTTTGAAGGGGTGAGAGTAAAAGAGGTTACAGTCTTTGAAACGGAAAAGGCTTCTGCTACCTATCTGGAAGAGTGA
- a CDS encoding 7-carboxy-7-deazaguanine synthase QueE has product MNLKVSEIFFSIQGEGPWVGFPTFFVRLYGCNLACKWCDTPYAREGQDYKEMKPEEIIAFWKKNYPEIPYVTLTGGEPLLQDEIYILIDEFLQKGARVLLETNGALSIENVPEEVLVVMDLKTPSSGMENFNLYKNIYFLSEKDALKFVIKDEADFDWSLKIIEEFNLLSKVTCFFSPCAPFMSPKKLADLILKTKKPLRLQIQLHKFLNLK; this is encoded by the coding sequence GTGAACCTTAAGGTTTCTGAGATCTTTTTTTCAATTCAGGGAGAAGGCCCCTGGGTGGGGTTTCCAACCTTTTTTGTAAGACTATACGGATGTAATCTTGCTTGTAAGTGGTGCGATACCCCTTATGCCAGAGAGGGGCAAGATTACAAAGAAATGAAACCAGAGGAGATTATCGCCTTCTGGAAAAAAAATTATCCAGAAATTCCTTATGTTACTCTTACAGGAGGAGAGCCTCTTCTCCAGGATGAAATCTATATTCTTATAGATGAATTCTTGCAAAAGGGAGCCAGAGTTCTTCTTGAGACCAATGGGGCTCTTAGTATCGAAAATGTCCCAGAGGAGGTCTTAGTCGTTATGGACTTAAAAACTCCCTCTTCAGGAATGGAAAATTTCAATCTTTATAAGAATATTTACTTTCTAAGTGAGAAAGATGCCTTAAAATTTGTAATCAAGGATGAGGCTGATTTTGATTGGAGTCTGAAAATAATTGAAGAGTTTAATCTTCTCTCTAAGGTAACATGTTTTTTTTCTCCCTGTGCCCCATTTATGTCCCCAAAAAAGCTTGCAGATCTTATTTTAAAAACCAAAAAGCCTCTGCGCCTTCAGATTCAGCTTCATAAATTTCTTAATTTAAAATAA
- a CDS encoding Rpn family recombination-promoting nuclease/putative transposase, with translation MSKKKPPIPYDLFAKAFLKDPENLKGFLSTFLPEHIKTHLDFDSLKIIPEEQVSLSRKKREIPDLVAEVNLLSEGNLQPKPISTSLLSTKVHLIKEFTFRF, from the coding sequence ATGTCAAAGAAGAAACCTCCTATTCCCTATGACCTCTTTGCCAAGGCCTTCCTCAAAGATCCTGAAAACTTAAAAGGCTTCCTCTCAACCTTCCTCCCTGAGCATATTAAAACTCATCTTGACTTTGACTCCCTTAAAATTATCCCTGAAGAGCAAGTCTCTCTCTCAAGAAAAAAGAGAGAAATCCCGGACCTTGTTGCTGAGGTTAATCTTCTTAGTGAAGGGAATCTTCAACCAAAGCCCATCTCTACATCCTTATTGAGCACAAAAGTGCACCTGATAAAAGAATTTACCTTCAGATTTTAA
- a CDS encoding Rpn family recombination-promoting nuclease/putative transposase, whose amino-acid sequence MYLQILNYITALNERSFKEGKGYVPVLPLVFYEGNKPWGYPERIEEIFSVPEGLKGELFKVHVVDLKRVEDEKILRIFDILAGLGCYLYLIKAEALEFDEIIEVITRAIERLVAIGEKGRWEIGFLIEIAVIKSGVDEEIIWFNILDRCGEEGVKMELKSFWDRVGEKFYKQGIEQGIKQGIEQGKYQGLIEEARELVLEAIEVKLGYVPEEVRERVVREEDRGVLKEWHRKIILAKSSEDIFKLFES is encoded by the coding sequence ATTTACCTTCAGATTTTAAATTACATAACGGCATTAAATGAGAGGTCTTTCAAGGAGGGGAAGGGGTATGTGCCTGTTTTACCCCTTGTGTTTTATGAAGGGAATAAGCCCTGGGGGTATCCTGAAAGGATAGAGGAGATATTTTCAGTGCCAGAGGGGTTAAAGGGAGAACTTTTTAAGGTTCATGTGGTAGATTTAAAGAGGGTAGAGGATGAGAAGATATTGAGGATATTTGATATTTTAGCAGGGCTTGGGTGTTATCTTTATTTAATAAAGGCGGAAGCACTGGAATTTGATGAGATAATTGAAGTTATTACAAGGGCGATAGAGAGATTAGTAGCAATAGGGGAGAAGGGGAGGTGGGAGATAGGGTTTTTGATAGAGATAGCAGTAATAAAGAGTGGGGTTGACGAGGAGATAATCTGGTTTAATATATTAGATAGGTGTGGAGAAGAGGGGGTAAAGATGGAGTTAAAGAGCTTTTGGGATAGAGTAGGAGAGAAGTTTTATAAGCAGGGAATTGAGCAGGGAATTAAGCAAGGAATTGAGCAGGGGAAATATCAGGGGTTAATTGAGGAGGCAAGGGAGCTTGTGCTTGAGGCCATAGAGGTGAAGCTTGGGTATGTGCCTGAGGAAGTGAGGGAGAGGGTAGTAAGGGAGGAGGATAGAGGAGTTCTCAAGGAGTGGCATAGAAAAATAATTCTTGCAAAGAGCTCTGAAGATATCTTTAAACTCTTTGAAAGTTGA
- a CDS encoding sigma-70 family RNA polymerase sigma factor, producing MSDERVEEGILEKLEELSSIALIDAVEEETKLPAKFDPLQRYLQEISRYPVLSRDEEEAVAKAYYETKDPRLAYKLVVSNLRLVAKIALEFQKFWAYNFLDLIQEGNLGLLQAVKKFDPYKGVKFSYYASFWIKAYILKYIMDNWKLVKMGTTQAQRKLFYKLRKEKERLSALGFEPTAKEIAKSLGVKEKEVEEMEMRMYSQDLSLEAPVSYDSEETFGDFLKDARPGPEDTYAREEILNNFRRLLKDFAQELTGKDYIIFYDRLLAEEPKTLNELSQKLGISKERVRQIEEKIIKRLRKFLQERLPDATLYPQALPYKE from the coding sequence ATGAGTGACGAAAGAGTTGAGGAAGGCATCTTAGAAAAACTTGAAGAGCTAAGCTCAATTGCTCTTATTGATGCAGTTGAGGAGGAAACCAAGCTCCCAGCTAAATTTGATCCTCTGCAGAGATATCTTCAGGAGATCTCAAGGTATCCTGTATTATCAAGAGACGAGGAGGAGGCAGTAGCTAAGGCCTATTATGAGACCAAAGATCCAAGGCTGGCTTATAAACTTGTGGTTTCCAATTTAAGATTGGTAGCTAAAATTGCCCTTGAGTTTCAGAAATTCTGGGCTTATAATTTTCTTGACCTTATTCAGGAGGGTAATCTCGGTCTCCTTCAGGCTGTGAAAAAATTTGATCCCTACAAAGGGGTGAAATTTTCTTATTATGCTTCCTTCTGGATTAAGGCTTACATACTGAAATATATAATGGATAATTGGAAACTGGTAAAAATGGGGACTACTCAGGCCCAGAGGAAACTTTTTTACAAACTTCGCAAAGAAAAAGAAAGGCTTTCAGCTCTTGGTTTTGAACCAACTGCTAAAGAGATTGCCAAAAGCCTTGGAGTCAAGGAAAAGGAAGTAGAAGAGATGGAAATGCGCATGTATTCGCAGGATCTGAGTCTTGAGGCCCCAGTAAGCTATGATTCTGAAGAGACCTTTGGAGACTTTCTTAAAGATGCCCGACCAGGTCCAGAAGATACCTACGCCCGCGAGGAGATATTGAATAATTTCAGAAGGCTTCTTAAAGACTTTGCTCAAGAATTAACTGGAAAGGATTACATTATCTTTTATGACCGACTTTTAGCTGAAGAACCTAAAACCTTAAATGAACTTTCCCAGAAGCTTGGTATCTCCAAGGAAAGAGTAAGACAGATTGAAGAAAAGATTATAAAGAGATTAAGAAAATTTTTACAGGAGAGATTGCCGGATGCGACCCTCTATCCTCAAGCCCTACCTTATAAAGAATAA